GATATACTTAATCATTTGTAATTTGGTCCTTTCATGTACGAtgccccccccccacacacacacacacacacattttggtGAGGTAGGTTACAAAAAGTCACCACCACCACAATAATGTCAGAGATTAAAATTCAACCAGATTTTCAGGGTCGTGAGGCTTAGTCTCCACAACACTCACCGTTGATTTTGCCTCCAAACATCTGTAGCCACCAGTCAGTCCTCATCTGAATGCTACTGCACAAATGACTGTACAAGTCAAGCAGTATGTACAatagcaataaaaaaatatataagaaacAGCAGTAAAAGGATCAAAATCGTAAACAACTCATTCATGATGGATTTTACTATACATGTCTTTTTATTGAATATGCCCTGTGTACTCTAGCCCCAAAACCTCTGTTCTTTACATGATCACGAAAGTGTGTTAAAGGCAAGTACACTGAAGGTTGTTTAAATACTGATCTGGTCAAATGCAGCATTTCCCATTTAGCCTAGATTTGCTTTGTGGAGTCCAAACTTAACGCAGTCTAAAACTTCCCATCCAGCATTCACTAGCAGTGCAGCACCTGGTAATGCTGTGCAGGTCAACAAAGCCACATTTCACAAAAGCTTCAAACATCTGCATGTTAGCGTTGTGCATGTTATCAATTGAGCAAAgttattaatttaatgttaGGCTTTTGCCAACAGCCAGAACCcttaaaaacatcaactttgttattctttttaaaatgtgctttggAAACTTGGTTATGTTTTGCACTTTTGGGGCTcattaatgtgtaaatgttgaAATCAATGCTTCCAGTTTGAGAGAAGAGGGATTAACTGCAGGAAGATTTTAGGTACCAATATGGGGTCAGGACAATGGCAACTGGATTTAGCTGGTCAGTAACTCATCCTTCCAAGATGGCCAAAAACTACTTCAAATGTTAAGTGGGAATAATGGCTGCATTTCCCATTTCCTTCAAATGGAGAGTGTAAAGTCATGGTGAAATTTAGCAAAAGAAAGTTCTTAGAATTCAGATCATATAAGAAACAAGGTTTGACTTCTAAAATAAGCAGGGTTGGGTAGATGAAGGGTGGTTGGATTCTTCTAGATTTCTAGAGAAGATCTGCCACATTCATGGGCATCTCCTCAACGGTGGTGTTGTAGAATGTCTCAATGTCCCTCAGGGTTCGCTTGTCATCCTCAGTCACCATGTTGATGGCTACTCCCTTTCTGCCAAAACGACCACCCCGACCAATcctggcagaaaaaaaaacaaaccaaaaacctCAGAGTCAGTTAAAGGAGCAAAGACTACCTAACGGTGCCAAACGGCAACATGAGGTGAGTATTTGAGTATTCATGTCATACCAAGAGGGATGGTAAAGTTTTACAGTTCAAGGCATTAGGGTTAAGGACTTGCATGTTCACATCAGAACCCTCAGGACAGCTGTGTTTTGAGTTTGAAAAtactattcatttcattttcatagcATTTAACCATCAGATCTGACTTCAATCACTTTAAATGACAATTATGTGGAAACTGACATTAACAGTTTCCAGCTTTTTGAAATACTGCTCATCATGCCACATATTAGTGAATCAAAACCTGTCCTGTGTCATTAAGAAAGGCCTCAATTGAAGCAGTGTTGCTAATTTTCTAATCAAAAACCAACTTCAGTCATTATGTAAAACTGATTACTTTGTATGAACCAATGAACACTACAACTATTGTAAGGGAAGTGCCACAAGTGTAATGATGTGCTACAGTGATATACATTGCACACTGTTTTTACCTGTGGATATAGTTTTCCCTATTGGTTGGCAGGTCATAGTTGATGACCAGGGACACCTGCTGGACATCAATACCTCTGGCCTGAGGAGGAACATAATGATCAGTTACATAGCAGTCAGTttagaatataaaaaaatatttttttaaaagtgcacCACACAACTCATCGatttcatttcaaaaacatttaaaaaaaaaaaaaaaagacaagactgAGTGTAATCTGCCAATTAGTTGTGAGTCATGGACTTAAACCCAGCCACAGTGGAGGGCAGATAGAATCCTCTACCAAGGAACTTTCAGTCCTTCACCAACACTGCAGATGGGAGGAGAGGGAACCTTGGCCTGCAGAAAGTACTTATATTCAAGGTAAACCTGGCATTTGTTAGTCTGGGTTTTACCAAATGCAGTGGGGATGTTGGGCTAAGAAGAAAAGCAACATCAAAATAAAGCATGGTGGTGTTGGGAATCATAGCAAACACTGAAAGGCTGTTACTGTACATACCAGCAGGTCAGTGGTAATCAGGACTCGACTGGAGCCAGAGCGGAACTCCCTCATGATcaagtctctctctttctggtcCATGTCACCGTGCTTTAAGTGGGTGGGGGGGGATGGAGGGGGATAGAGGATACAAGTGGAGACAAAGCCGAAGTGAAAGGAAGCCTACAGTACACTCAAAACAGTGTCTAGTACAGTTCACTTACAAAATGCACTCACTTTACTCATTGTCCTGGAAGTGTAGTCAACATTTAATCTTTTGATGTCTCATCTTAATATTTtactgccatgtttttaatcCACACAAAGAACAAAGCTTGTGCACAAAAACCAAGCCGGGTGAGCAAGAAGTGCCGTACACTACTGAAGCCCCATTTTGTTTTCCGAAAATCTACTCTGACACAAAATGACACTTTGTTACATTGCATAAACTAGTTGCCATCATGAGGCCAGTCAGGATTTTGAGCAAGAAACCATTGGCGAAAGTcttatttttagatttatttttttttaaaaactattttcagGAGATCCACAATTTTCTCGAAATGGAATGGGGATCATCTATGGCAGATCTAAAGTTGTCATGGAAATTGATATGTGAATCCATttcaaatacaatcaaaatgtATGTAACCCAATCATGTGTTTAAGACATCTGGCTTTCAAAACTAAAATGCTTGTGCTAGCCAGATATAActggctgcagcttcatattaaaagcatttaactggtgaGTTAATTTGTCAGACAGATCTTCAACCTGGTAGGTTACATAGAAATTACCACAAAATGAGGCTCTTACCAGAGCAGAGACGGTGAAGTCTCTGGCATGCAACTTCTCAGTGAGCCAGTCTACTTTCCTCCTTGTGTTAATGAAGATGACCGCTTGCGTGATGGTCAAGGTCTCATACAGGTCACACAGTGTGTCCAGCTTCCAGTCCTGAGGACCACAACCAGGTGAGACGCAGACAAAAGATGGTTCATCTATACACCGCATGTCCTTGAACATCTGGATCCATTTCACTCAGCTGCCAGATTAGTACACCTAGCTAAAGCTAATGAAATCTAATACAGTCTAGCAATAAATGCTACCCTTAAAAAGGCTGTTCATGAAAATGCTGACCCTTACAGTTTTTGTTTACTGTTCCTGCATATTTTGAGCCAATTAaaattttgtaatttttagCTGTTAAAAAATTCcctcatttatttttgaatgtgcaatatttacatgtactgtatttcaTTATACATAGATATCCTCAACAATGAAAATTGGGTGATATGATAAAAAAATGCAGGTAAAAACAGCATTCTCCAAATGTCAGTTCAGTATTTTGACAGAGTGGTTGATTGATTATAAATCTATGAAGGTTTGGCACACAGCTGTTGTATTAGACCACTTTGCCAGTTAAATAGGTGCACCTAGTGTATACCAGAGTATTTTGTCCATTAGAGACTACAATGCACCTTAAATTGGACGTAATCTTcttatttttaaagatttttaactAAATCAACTGGATAATGTGTCTCCACCTCTTTCTCCACATTGATGTAGAACTGGCGGATGCCCTCTAGGGTCAGCTCCTCCTTCTTTACCAGGATTCGGACAGGTTCACGCATGAATTTCTTTGTGACCTCCAAAACGTCAGCTGGCATGGTGGCCGACAGTAGGACAACCTTAGAGACAGACATTGCAGGACTTGTTAAAACCTACTTGTACGCAAGCTCTTTACAGAAGTcaactgaaaacaaattaaagattTGTCAAGGCACCAGTAGTGTCAAATGGCCCATCCCAAGTGTTAATTTCAGAGAATTTAAATATCGTATTTGAATGGAATTTGGTATGACACATGGTCAGCTCTTACCTGTGTGCTGGGCCCCAGTTTCAGGAAGATGTCATAGATCTGGTCCTTGAACCCTCGACTAAGCATCTCGTCGGCCTcatccaaaacaaacattttaatgtgcttcgaagctggaaaaaaaacaaaaaaaacaatgaacatAGATTGTTTGACCTTCTAAAAAAGGCTGGATGTAAGAGTATTAGTGATGGTGATAATTCATGACCTCATTCATAGACATTTAAATCATTCTTCTCTCCCTTTTGGCCTTACACATGTAAACCGTCCTTCATGTCACCTAAAATGGACCTGTTGGACAACACTTGGCTGGGCAGAAACTGATATTTTCTGAAAGCAGTGACACAGACACCCATGTTGGTCCCCTAATCAGGTCTTGACAAATGAAGCATCTTTGGCGGATGTGAACTCTGATTATGGGTTATGATATTATATTAGTTTGTACACTGAtggaattttaatatttagaaagacaagtgtacatttaaaatacaaaggaaaaaaaagggacacaAATCAGCAGTtgacaatgttttaaaaaatatatatatctggGAGGATTTTGTGAGAACAGTGACCTCTCCCTGGCCCATCATTTGTCCTTTTTTCCAGGAATTAAAGTATAAGTTAGTAAAGaggaaaagtaaaacatttattgcattttctGATAGTAAGCAACCAACCACAGGGTAAACCATACAATTCCTGTTAATACCAGCATGTGCATGGTTATGTGACTGCATTTTCCAGGTGTGCTCGTGTggacagaaaatatattttttaatcaagttaTAAAATGCTGGTCTGGACTGAGTTTTGTAAGCACgtttccacctgtaaatctaaaaatcCCCTATTCTGCCTACAACTTGCATACAGATGGCGATGTGAAACTAGTAGGCTAGACTATGAAGCCAAGCAAGCTTTAATTTCCTGCAGGCATTGTGGTTTCAATTTATGGCTTAACTGATGATATCAccctttcaaaaaaaaaaaaaaaaaaggtggacTTTAATAAATACTCCAACATAGTACTGATGAGACCATAATGTAATCCAGGAAGTACATATGGTGCAACAGCTAATGCTTTTGAATCACTTTGTAAGGCCCCAAAACACTGTATTCTGAAAAGTTATCGCAGTAGCAATTATCTGTCACCAATCCACCAGTATTTTGTGTGCTTCGATTTACCTGATGGGCAGACGATGCATATTACACCAGAGTCCCGTTTGTTTAGTAGAATGTTGCAGAATAGatacatttaaaactgaaaactgcatAAATGTAAGATACAGCAAGTTTCCATTTAGTAATGAAaccaaatactgtacatttaaacTTAGAATGTATGCTTTAAGAATGCGCATTTTCTCTGCTGTAATCTAATTACTCCGTTCTGGGAGGTCTGATGGGTGCTGTATTCAGAAGTAGTGATTTATGATCATGTCTCTGGACCCCTACTGCGCTGAGTGCTCAAGCTAGCAGAACGCCAACGAGAGTAACAACACTTTAGGGGTTTACAGAGTCAGTTGACACGCATGGGTTTCATCATTATACAGCAGTTCTTTCCAATTGTGCATAAAGACGCAATTTTGGTCCTACTCTCGTAGAATATCACTTGTTCATCACACCACAAGTAAAGCCTCCATCTCCCCACTATATTCTCATCTGAACACAAATGCAGCAAGTAACTGCTTACATGTCGACAAAATTCTCCAATTTATAGATTTGGAGAGATGCACCAATTACAATTTTCTTGGTCATCTGTATCAAATTTTGGTACGAGTGTGCATAATTAGAGTACATTTGAGTCTCCCCAAAACTTGGCGTCTAGTTTACTAAAACAGTACATCATGTCAACTGCATATGAAGAAATATTACAGCATGCCTTCTTTGAGTGCTGAAACGATTCTGTACAAGAAGCACTCAGCCACCAATTGCAATGAGAACACAAAGGAAATTCCCATTAATGTGCCAGAGGTTAGAGCAAGGCTAGGGCAGTCAAAGTATATTTAGTATACAAGTAAATAACTGTCCATTTGAATTCACATCTAAACATAAGGTGTGTTCATATTTACAGGCACAGTATTTAATATCCTCAAGAAACAAAATTATAACTGCTGACTTTACACAAAACTGAGCCGCTACTGCAAGACCAAGGGTCAAAACGCAAATTCAAAATGATAATTCAGCCACCACTAGGTTGATTAGCAGGAAActacaaaaagtattttatcatttatttaccAGATTTATATATGCAGTATAGCAAGATGCTACTGAAAGAAAGTGACTATCATGAGTCATATTTCCACTAACATTGTACATAACATGTCAGTCTCTAGATTTATTGTCGAGAAATGAAATTAGAGATTTAAGTATCGAAAAAGGTACCGTTGGTCATCAGTTCAAATGTGAATGCAACCAACCCTACCTGTAGTGATAAACTGTATTGCCCAAaacttaaatatattttatattaaatagTCACACTGCACAGCCCTGGGACAGACATTTCATTTAAGAAATCTCAGAATTTGCAAGATTCGATATACACAAGGACTTACAGATGTTTCTGCGAGTTAGCATGTCAAAGACACGGCCAGGGGTTCCCACCACAATGTGAGGGGCTTCAGCCAACAGCTTCTGAACTTCACAGCGAATGTTGGTCCCTCCAATACAGGCATAGCAACTGGCACCCATGTAGTCACCCAGGGCCAGCACCACCTTCTGGatctatatttaaaaaagaagaaacaacactttattcatgttttagtccttttaatagaaaaaaaacttaaCATTCAAACAAGGCATGTCATAGCCGTATGTTTGCTTTTAAGTGAGGTCAAACCAATTTATCATTTCGCATACAAGTCAGGAGTGTCTGATCTGATTTCTTGCAGGGAACAAAAGTTGTTCAAGGTTCAATTTTGGGTTTAATCCTCtatgccatttaaaaaaatgaaatggtcTCTTCATTGAAGCAACGTCCAATCTTTGTGCCAATTCTGTACAGTGATCCATTAAGAACATGCAATTTCCCTCAATGCTCCATAGTATAATTTACTAAATCTAAATATGGTAATGCAGGAAATTCATGCCGTTTATCAGCGCCAGAGAACTGATTTGCTAGTATGCATATATACACTGCATCATCAAGTTAGTGAATTTAAAGACCTCGGTGTCTTACTGAGAAATTCTGGTTGATGCAACTACCAAATTCCTACCACTCTTAAGCCCCTCAACTCAATCTAACATTCTGTTCTCCAACATCATCACTGGCCATAGCTACAGGATGTGCTATTGTATATTGTAAGATAAAGTGGGTTGACCTTAAGAGGCATAACAATCATTGGCATTTATCTATAAAGCCCTCATTGGAAAGCTACCACCATACCCATCAATAATGCTGGATTGGAATATATCAAAAGTAACAAGCACAAGTAACTGGCTTATGCTTCAGGTCCCACAGCATGATCCAAATTTGGCTTTTATTGCCACAAACTCTTGTAATAATCTTTACCAGATTAATTTAACCATTAATGCCATCCATTGTCCTGGATGATCTACGTTGCGTTTGACAGTGAGCCTACCTGCTGAGCCAGCTCCCTTGTGGGAGCCAGGACCAGAGCCTGAGTGTCTTTCAGCTCCACATCAATCTGCTGGAGGATAGAAATGGCAAACGTGGCGGTTTTTCCGGTTCCAGACTGGGCCTGAGCTATCACATCataacctaaaaaaaaacaaacaagctttACAAACCTGATTCACCTACAGGAACCAAAAATGCAATGCACCACAGATTATAGCACTTCAGCAGCATATTAATCATCATCAAGGTTCACACACATTCAATTTGTGGCTCAGTGACTACAAAGGAGGGATGGGTACAAGACTAATCAATTCTCTACCTGATGGGTTTTATTTCCCATATTCAATCTTCTTTCCTTTAGTTAATGAAAAGTAACCAAGTATGGAAAAAACATGGTGCTGTGGGGCTAAGATGGAATTTCAATTCTCATACAATCCAAAATGGATTCATAGATGTCAAGTTTCTGGGTTGTGAAGTGGTGTTGactgaaccaaaaaaaaaaaagtagaacaCAATTTAcggtgtgcacacacacacacttgagttatCTAGAAGTTCTTCAAACAAGGCAGTGGTTTCAAGCGTTTTTCATTTAGTGACTGGATAATTGCCTATGCAAGACGAACATTAATCAGGCCACGTGTCTGAAATGTTTGcacataaatgttttatataatattaaaaatcttGCCCAACACCAATGAATGGGATGTTGTCCTTAGCGTCACTGAAAGTGCGAGTATTGAAAGAACAAGAATGTTCAGATGTGAACCTATGCATTTCAACAAACGCAATACCTGGACTTCCTCATTCTAAACAACCTTCATGGCAATTCCAGgtgtcagtttttgttttgttttttaaatataaagtataatGCATGTCTTACTTACCCTTGATACAAGGGACAATGGCCCTCTGCTGGATAGCTGAAGGCTTCTCAAAACCATAGGCATAGATTCCCCTGAGCAGAGCCTCGCGCAGGCTCATCTCATCAAAACTGTCCACAATCTGACTCCAGTTGCTCTGGGGGGTGGCAAGACAACAGGgcaaaacaaagttacaaatgaaaaaagaaatttaatGATATCCCTGACTTGACAAATAGCAGAAGCTGCAAGTTGCCACTTATGGCAAATGTATGTGAAAACAGAATTCTATAGTGTTGCAtagatgccctggcctacaaatcttatTCTCCAGACATGATTTTAGTAGTCTTTAGGGAAAAGAATGATTCATGTTCAATCCCACAATCTTTAATTATATTGCAATATCTGGCAAAATAGACAGTTTCTTTAAACATGTATACAGCCATACTGTGCGGCAATTTTACTGTGTTGTAAGGGGTCTCGACTATTTTAGTAATTGCAGAGGACTCACCTCAATGATCCCATCTGGCTCCATGCCCTCGGGGCCATTGTCACTGAGAatgacaaaacaataaagacagTGATACATTTCCTTGCAAGCGTACTCCTTTTGCGCCACACGTGATTACAATTTAACATTGATTTACCAGAAGCGACACTGCTCAGAAATACGTCCGTTTACAATCCGACTCTACGTCCCCACGAGCACAATACGTGTGCCCTTTTAATCGGCCAGCGCCTTTATCATTAGCATCTCATGGTCATATGCTACCACATACGTATGGCAAACAATACTGTATGGACTACTACATTTGAgactttaataaaatattttttcgTTTCACCCCTTGTGCTTGTAAGCAAACGCACTTAATAGTCCGCCATTTTTACTACCGTTACATACATTCAAGATGGTCGTTTCTTCGGTCAGGGATGTGAAGTCTGAAGCGGGACGATGGAATAACGAACTACCATTACGAATTGCAAACTACAGTTACAATATGCGACTTAATTTACATTCAATTAAGTGTGGATAGTAGATTTTAAGAAGTAGGTTAGTTCGAATGGAAAATTCCTGATAGTAACAATACAAACAGCACCGATGGTTGTTGCCCAATCCCGCTGTAGCACTGCCAACGGGCCTTGCTCGCCTTTTGTGGCCCATTTTGGACTTGTCAAGTCAGCGTTACCCATTAACAATGGGTACACGGCCCCAATCCACGCATTTGCTTTTACGAAGCTATCTTATACTAAAGCGACAGCCATGTTGGGGCTCAACGCTTCCAATAGCACTTTGAGGCCTACGCTACCGGCTTTGTCCGAGCCGCAGCACACTACTACGACCATGTGCGCCCCTTGAAACAAAATGAACGAATCTCTCTACATTTACACCGCCAACTCCGAGAGCTTTGTTCAGCTGTGTTACAAGCTGGGAAATCAACAGCTCCTATATATTATTACAATCAATAAGAGGCTTTTAGCGCCAGGATcgtataaaataaaaaatcggAAGGCCTAACATTAGCCCAAGCTAGTTCACGTGCTACCCATCGCGCCGGTTGCCATTTCATTTGCCATTTAGCTACCTTCATTACAGCGATCGCAAACGTTCATGCCACTTGAAACAAACTTGTTAGGAAGCAAAGCATACTTGGGACTTGAGAAAACCGAATACCAATAATAATCAACGTACTGGCTTATGAACAGTGAAGACCAGTGACGTTAGTCTGATGCAGGCTATCGGCAGGCCTTTTGCGTTAACGGTTTTTCGAGCAAAGAAATACCAGCCAGTTTCACTCAATGTCTACATCGCGAAGCCATCCATAACAAAGACAAACCTATCGACCTATAAAGCAAGTCAAATTTTGAAACGCGAAATACCTatagaaacataaaaaactTTTCCTCACCTATTGTCATATTCAGCCGACATAATTCCAAAGAAAGAAACTGCGGCAGAAATGTCTTATATACGTTGACAACACACAAAGAGGCTTTCTCATTGCAACAGATCGCCGTCATTTTGCCGTAATCCCGCCCACAGAGACCTGGGATTGGCCATTTTGTACGTCATGTAAAAGTGGGCGGATCGGGTAGTTTAAGCGTAAGAATGCCAGAGGGGGTGGAGTTAACATGCAACCTAtctagaatagaatagaatagaatagaatagaatagaatagaatagaatagaatagaatagaatagaatagaatggaatagaatagaatagaattactttattgatcccagactgggaaattattttgtcacagcagcagtgggaacgaaaaagaaaaacactcacacataaaTAGAAAGCATACAATGTATATACACAGTGCAAACTATactataaacaataataatctaTACAACTatacaagaaataaacaattcCTATGAATGTGCAATAACAGAACCAAAATGTACATATGAGTGTGCAATAATAGAACCACAGGTCAAAAGAACCTAAAATGTGCAGATGTAAACATGTTATAAACTGAGTAAAACAGTAGAGAGATCAGAGATCTCTCTGTCAGGCAGAGGTGAGAGAGTTATTGTATGAAGTGATGGCTTGTGacaggaaagatttcctgtatctgttgTTACGACAGCGAAGCAGAAGCAGCCTTTTGGAGAAGGTGCTCTGCTGTCTGACCAGTGTgaggtggagagggtggagaggatTATCCATGATGGATAACAGTTTTTTCAGtgtcctcctctccaccacagcctccagAGTGTGCTGtttacagccaatcacagagctagcctttttaatgagtttattgAGTCTATTGGTATCGCTGGCTCCAATGCTGGTTCCCCAACAAACCACAGCAAAGAAAAGTacactggccaccacagactgataaaagatctccaacatcttgTTGCACATGTTGAAGgatctcagcttcctcaggaagtaTAGTCTGCTCATCCCCTTCTTGTAAACAGAGGTAATGGTAAACTCCATGCAAGTAACAAAATATGATTATCCGGAATTTAGATTACAGATATTAACAATGTCATTTTGACTAATCGTTGGTACATTGTGACTagtcaacatttttattcaagATATTAATGACGTCATTTTGACTAGTCAAAATAACAGTATCTCTAACACAGAGATATCTGTAATTGAGTTTTGACTAGTcaaaactgaattaaatataTCTCTGTGTTAGAGATATCTCAAATCACAATTACAGATATCTCTAATTACAATTACAGATATCTCTAATTACAATTGCGGATATCTCTAATTCAGTATTTGACTAGTCAAAacaatagagtggtgtagggatgacatatttttgaagGTAACCCGAAAGTTAGGATCGCCTCGGTTCGC
This is a stretch of genomic DNA from Pagrus major chromosome 10, Pma_NU_1.0. It encodes these proteins:
- the eif4a1a gene encoding eukaryotic translation initiation factor 4A1A, with protein sequence MSAEYDNSDNGPEGMEPDGIIESNWSQIVDSFDEMSLREALLRGIYAYGFEKPSAIQQRAIVPCIKGYDVIAQAQSGTGKTATFAISILQQIDVELKDTQALVLAPTRELAQQIQKVVLALGDYMGASCYACIGGTNIRCEVQKLLAEAPHIVVGTPGRVFDMLTRRNISSKHIKMFVLDEADEMLSRGFKDQIYDIFLKLGPSTQVVLLSATMPADVLEVTKKFMREPVRILVKKEELTLEGIRQFYINVEKEDWKLDTLCDLYETLTITQAVIFINTRRKVDWLTEKLHARDFTVSALHGDMDQKERDLIMREFRSGSSRVLITTDLLARGIDVQQVSLVINYDLPTNRENYIHRIGRGGRFGRKGVAINMVTEDDKRTLRDIETFYNTTVEEMPMNVADLL